The sequence TAAAATTTCAAAAGTCAACATAAGCTCACAACAACGTACGAATTTTGACCAATGATGTTTGGATGCATGCATGTCCACATTaactataataattaatataaataattataacatccaaaatacaaactaattttttaatataaacttttattattattattattttgacgTGTCATCGAAAACCTAAATTGCTTTTGAGTAATTAATTATAAGTTAAGCTCTTAGTTTATTAAACTGTACTTTTCGATGTTAATTTCCTTCTAATCAGAAATCATTGGCGAACCCTTTAAGTTCAATTTAAAGAACGAcattttttaagaataaaaatataaaatgtgCATTGGGCCTTCCATTTGGGCCTTTGCCAGTTTTAGTATATATAATGGGCCTGTCTTCCTCACGCAAAGGTACGGCCTTTTGAGAAAGATCCATTAGGCCCAAATATATTGAGTCCTTTGATTtgataattataaaaaaaaaaaaaaaagcatggAGGGTATGTTGAAAACAAAAGTTTTGTCGCGTTTTCAAGTCGAGATTTAACGTTCCATTGGGAGGTTATGCAAATTACCGTTGAATGAACTCATTTGAACGATTATTATGATTTGTTAAAgtgaaatatttgaaataatttctttttagtTCGATTTTAATATATACACATAAAAAGTAAGTTTTTGGTGAATTACGTTGTCTCCTTTCcatgaaattaaattacaatGGGCGACCATAGAAGTCAACAGAAGAAATAATTATActttaattcaatttaattatgCTTATAAAAGTCAATCCTCACTTTATTTTTCCCCTTTTCCAATTTTGGTTGAGGAAAGAATAGGGAAAATGGTATATAATTGAAATAATGATAGTAGtgatgaaaattaaaatttgaaacaatcatgtttgtttatatattaaatactTTTATAGTATGTATTCCACAAtgtgaaacaaataaaattttggTACAAATTTGACCAATTAGGCGACACCCCCATATGTTACCAAATTTTTTCTCTCATCATCATTTTCAACAACTTTTTGGCTGGATTTTGTGCACACCTATCTCAACTTGCCAACTTAAATCCATTTCCTATCATATCATACCGACACACCATATTACTTTtgctttttagggttttttttaagtAATTCTTTTTATGGAGTGGAAAATAAGGATTAATAAATCAAACTTCTACGTATCTAGGTCAAATATTATGATACTTTACGTACCAATGGATATATATTACAATTCCCATATATTCATATACTACAACTATACGTCCAATGAGGTAGGTGAGATAACTCATTGATGTAAAGTAAACCATACGCCTAAGCAAGAAAGCTTGTGTTCGATGGGTAAATAATAGATGACCGCATATCCCTAGTGTTGGTTGGTATTGTTTCCAAGAGTGATCTAACCACATCAATTTTGGGTGTTGGTTATCGATAGCTAGAAGTGTTTTCAACCCTTTGCTCTTAGAGGTTTGAGTTATTGTGGATAAGGTCAGTTCCTTGTAGAGGACACTGTTGATGTAGCGACATGATTAGATGTGAGGCAATTTCGACATATAAACAAATTGCATAATTATGCTATAGATCGACGGGTTTCATGGGTCTTAAATGAGGTTTGTTCCCAAGTTAAGTGGGATGATTTTTCACATCACATTCGTCAGTATCTAAAGTTGTATTCTTACGATGCAAGTTTTATGTGTtgtgtttttgaaaaaaaaaaagtacaattACTCTTTTATCGTAGAGTAACCCTTTCTTATATAGAAATATACAaacttatgcaaactctttccCGTTAATAGATTTGATTGATTATACATATTCTAGTCTAATCGAGTCATTTGTTCACAATGTTGTATACCAATATTTAGTTCTTTCTTTACTACACATTCTCTTTAGTTCTCTCTTTGCTCTCCCTTTTATAAACACTATCAATACATATAGTTGGTTAAGCTCAagtaatatataaaaaaatgagaaGCCAAGTACAAAATGCAAAGATACCCACATGTGATGGCAAAACTACTACCACATAGTTTGGTGCAAATTTGGTTTCAAACCCACTATAGCCTTTTCTTTATGTGCCATTAGATTGGATTGCACCACTCtttctttttaatgaaatttcCAAGATATTATACCCCTCCAAACCTCTCTTTCCCCATTGTATAAAACACAAACACATATTTACACCACATTTTCCTTCAAACATTTCCTCACACATAAAtgattataattatattccCACTACCCCCCATTGACCTTATAAATGAGTGCACACCATGAGTTTGCCCTTCTCATATTTCTTCTGTCACCCTCCACTTTCTCACAGTGTCTTCCAACTTTTTCTCACCATATTgacttttaaaatatcataaattttttccccctttttctcCACTTCCCAAGTTTTCATCTTTCATTTTCCATAGAGAATCCTAAGCCTTTAATTAAAAGAACCACCCCTTGTCAAAACATTCAAAACATACAAACAAATTACCTCCATATAAAATGTTCTTGTTGCTATCACTTTCTTTTTGACTTGGGTGTGTAACAATCTTATAAATTGCCCTCTATCTAAACTACCCATcaaacacttttttttcttccttctctcCATCAGCTCTGAGATTTCATATATAAATACCTCCATTGATTTTCTTTGCTTTGAAGCAGAGCAGCAGTTTCATCAATGGCAGCAGCCTCTCATTTCCTTCGTTTGCTTGTCATATTCTTGGGACTTTATAACCTTCTTTGTTCCAATGCTGTCCCAACTTCAAGTAAGTCCCTCAAATCAATatcttctctcttctttttcctttttcttcttgtaAAATGAACTAAACACCTCTGATCTGATTCTGTAGGAAGTGTCAGCCTCTTGCATGGATCTCTTCCATTTCTTCATGTTTCAACCGACACCCACATGGTATGTTACATTACCCTTCAACCTCAATGTCATTATCCCTCCAAGTTTTTAGCTTTCGATCATAGAATCAGAGCAGTGATTATGTTTTGAAACTCTactgttctttcttcttccgtTCCTAGTCTTTTAGAAATCAATAATCAAGTATGAACATAAATGATACAACATTAGAGAATTGACAAACAAATTTACGTAATTCTGTGTTAGTTATGTCTATTGTCTAAAGACATCACTAAGGATGTTAGAGATATAGACACCCACTAAATCTTAtagtcaaaattgtaaatagTGCAAATAACATACATTATACAACCTAGAGTTTTGCAAACCTAAGGTCTCTAAACCCTAACGTTGTTCTATACCTTAGTTGTTTGAAGTGCTAGATAAAATATTCAAGAACATTCCAACAACTAGAAATAACCACTCGGGTTTTAAAAATTTACTGTAATGTATCCGTTTATGTTACTGAGATTTAAACTGGGAAGGTTTTCTGTTTCATGCAGGTGACTAAAACAGAGGAAGAAGAGAGCCATGGAAGAATGGTTGTGGCACTAAATGACTATCCAGGGTCAGGAGCCAACAATCGTCATACACCAAGGCCACAATTTAGGGGCTGCGCTGATTGTTGATTAGATTTTACATTACATATTTTAGGGATTGGTTGGGCTTTATATTTTATATGATATTATTGGTTTGAATTATCTTTATATCCATCTATAATCATATTATATGTATTACATGGGAATATGAAAGCAGGGTTTGAGCTTCTTCATCACTCAATTAAGCTGTTGAAAAGCTGAGAAAAGAGATGGGTAGAAAAATTCATAAGATTAGGTCAAAAATGAGTACAAAAGATATGTGTACTTTTGCAAAACAAAGAGACCTTGTTTGGCTTCTTTGTTTAGTAATATATAACTTTCAGGGCTGAAATTAAAGCCTTTGAAACTGTTAGCATTTTACCAACGCAAGTATAGCTAAAATAGATTAAAGTATGAACTATCTATTGTTAGAAGTTCAAATCCCTACCCTTTCATACATTGAAATAAAAGAATCAAATAAAAGATGAATGGCCACTATCATAAATTTGGTGGGagttctttaatatatataaagatctGTTAAGTGATTTGGGTCCTTGCTGCTTGGATTATGGATCCTTATCCTTCTGATTAATTTAAGTATTTCAAAGAAGGATATGCTGAaatgggaaagaaaaaaaacaaaattgtttttGAACGAACAGAGGCTGCTGACTTTTAAGATGATAAAAGGAGCATTTTGGTtgaaaattatagaaaaaagaaaagcattaCAAGATTTACAAGTTGGGTTTTTAGAAGCTTGGTTTGAGGGTTGCTTAATTTATGGGTTTCTTTATGAAAAATCTCAAACCATTTCTAACTTTGAGGCTTTGTGGTGAGTGGAGAAAGTGGATGCATTGGTTTAGTGCAACATACCCAATTTCCACCACAATCAAATTAATTGCTACAAATTTCAATACCAAAGCACCACTAAAATAGACTGAAGTGGAGTCCCTCCGTATTAAGTTATTGTCCATCATACTCATTATTTAATTGATTATCAGTTGTATGTGGCAACATTTCAAACTGAATACAATTAATATCTTCCTGCATTAAACACTGTATGCCTCATATATCATCGAAAACATACTGTTCATTCTCAAAATCATactattcattttttaaattagaatCCTACTCTCTAAATTACAAGATCAAACTGACATATTAGTGATTTGGTAgaaatttgacaaaataaagTAGCACTTAAGATATAACGAAATGGGCTAATACTTGTCCTGTAGATATGGTGCATCCCCATTTAGTTAATAGTGTTGGTAGATATGAATTAAACTTGAACAAGAATTGAAGTTTAGGAACAATTTTATGGAAATCTACAATTTTACATTTTCTGAAGATGCCTGACAATTACATAGGTTGTTAGAATCGATAATTAGTAAAAAGGCAATACAGGATCTCTCTGATCCTAAACTCTGGGAATAGAAACTTCAAGTACTTTTTGTTTACTTGGGGTTGAAGATATGAGTAGAAAGAGTAGTTTTAAATTGTAAACAAGAAGGTCAAGCTTGACAAAATCATATGAGAGTAGCtgattggggggggggggggggggggggaagaaaCATTATGACAGGGAATTACGGTAAAGAAAACAacataatcataaaaagaaaacttatctTTCATGCTTTCCTTCTACAGACATAAAGTTAGTGCCTAAAAAAGATGTAATCCTCTAGTGTTTGATGCACATTGGTGTCTCATCATTGGTATTTCAAAGTTTACTAGACCTTTCAATTAATCTAAATGGTACTTACCCTCAAGAGGAGAGTCAAATCTTTCAAGCAAAACCGTTTCCTCTATGTTATACCGTTTCTTTCTTTGTATCAGAACAGAATGATCTGCACTCAGAGACTTGAAATGAACCAAAAACGACCTTCTTCCTCGAGGACAATGACAGTGCCAACAAATCTTGTTAGCAAATTCATTCGATGGAGTCGTACCTGGGCGATCTGTCAATGTTAAGGTAACCAATGGCACAAACTATTCTTCATTGTAAAGAAGCTCTGATGGATTTTTGTTTGGTAGAACAGAATCTCCACTAGAAACCATTGCACTTCCAGAAAAAGGTCCAAGTTTAGTTCCAAATTCTGCTTGTGAATTTGCCTTTGGAACTGATAAGTTC comes from Cucumis melo cultivar AY chromosome 12, USDA_Cmelo_AY_1.0, whole genome shotgun sequence and encodes:
- the LOC103486492 gene encoding uncharacterized protein LOC103486492, which encodes MAAASHFLRLLVIFLGLYNLLCSNAVPTSRSVSLLHGSLPFLHVSTDTHMVTKTEEEESHGRMVVALNDYPGSGANNRHTPRPQFRGCADC